The sequence TCGGCCAACGCGCTGTCCTCGGTGGCTTACTCGCCGGACGAGATCCTGCTCACGCTGGCGCTGGCCGGCGTCGCGGCCGTGGCGCTGTCGCCGCTGGTCGGACTGGCGGTCATGGTGGTCCTGCTGGTTATCATCGCCTCCTACCGGCAGAGCGTGCACGCCTACCCCTCCGGCGGCGATTACCAGATTGCCAGCGAGAACCTCGGCAAGACCGCGGGCATCACCGTCGGCTCGGCGCTGATGTTCGACTACGTGCTCACCGTCGCGGTGTCGATGTCGTCGGCGGCACACTACCTGATTGCCGCGTTCCCCGCACTCCACGGAGGACAACCGATGGCCGCTGCCCTCGGCGTCGTTGTCCTGGCGTTCCTCCACCTGCGCGGTCTGCGCCGCGGCGGTCGAGCCGTAGCCATCCCCACCTACGCGTTCGTCGGCCTCATCCTGCTGATGTGCTTGGTCGGCTTCATCCAGGACCTTAGCGGACAGCTGGAACTGGCCCCCAGCGCCGCGCTGGACATCGTGCCGGACGCCGAGTTCCAGGCCGGCCTGACCGGCCTGGCCGGCGCCTTCCTGGTGCTGCGGGCGTTCTCCACCGGCGCCGCCGCGCTGACCGGCGTGGAGACCCCGGCCAGCAACGTGAGGGCCTTCCGGCCGCCGCGGGCCAGGAACGCGGCGACGGCGCTGCTCGTGCTTGGCGTCGCCGCGACCGTGATGACCATGGCCGTGCTGTACCTCGCCCGGGCCACCCGCGTGCACGTGGTGCAGGTTCCCGCGGAGCAGTTGCGCCTGAATGGCGGGCCGCTGCCGGCCGACTACGTGCAGATGCCGGTCATCAGCCAGCTGGCAGCCGCCGTGTTCGACCGCGGCAACGTGCTCTTCTACCTCGTGGTCGCCGTGACCGGCCTGATCCTCGTGCTGGCCAGCCACTCGGCCTTCACCGCTTTCCCTGCGCTGGCGTCCATCCTGGCCACGGACGGGTTCCTGCCGCGCCAGCTGCGGACCCGCGGCGACCGGCTCAGCTTCAGCAACGGGGTCCTGGCGCTGGCCGGGGCGGCGCTGCTGTTGATCCTGCTCTTCCGGGCCGACGTGACCCAGCTGATCCAGCTGTATGTGGTTGGTGTCTTCGTTTCCTTCACCTTCAGCCAGCTGGGCATGATCAAGCACTTCTCGCGGCTGATCCGCTCCACGCCGAACCGGCGCCTGCGGCGGAAGATGATGCGGTCCCGGCTGATCAACCTCATCGGCTTCATCCTCACCGCCACGGTGCTGGTGGTCGTGCTGGTCAGCAAGTTCGTCTTCGGCGCCTGGATTGCGGTCGCCGGCATCTTCCTGCTGGGGCTGGCGATGTACAGCATCAACCGGCATTACCAGCAGGTCGCCCGCGAGCTGGCGGTGGACGAGACGGGCCAGGCCACGGCCCTGCCGTCGCGGGTGCACGCGGTGATTCTTGTCTCGCATGTCCGCAAGCCGGTGCTGCGCGCGCTGGCGTTCGCCCGGGCCTCGCGGCCGTCCAAGCTGGACGCCGTGATCGTGGACATCGACGAGGAGGAGACCGCGCAGACCCTGGCGGACTGGGACCGGCTGAAGATCCCGGTGCCGATCACCGTGCTCGCATCGCCCTACCGGGACACCACCACGCCGATCATCAACTACATCCAGAGCATCCGGCGCAATTCCCCGCGGGACCTGGTGGTCGTGTACATTCCCGAGTACGTCGTGGGGCGCTGGTGGGAGCAACTCGTGCACAACCAGACCGCCCTGCGGATCAAGACCCGACTGCACTTCGAACCGGGCGTCATGGTGGCCAGCGTGCCATGGCAGCTCGCGTCCTCCGATGCGGTCCGCAAATTCCAGGAGCTTTCCTAAAATGCCGCAGGCCACGGAGCGTTACTCCGACCTTGAACTAGAACTGACCGTTTCCGCGCCGGCCCATGGCGGCCACTTCGTGGCGCGGCATGAGGGCCGCGTCGTCTTCGTGCGGCACGCCCTGCCGGGGGAGCGGGTGCGGGTCCGCGTCACGGACGGGGGCCCGGACGCCGGGTTCTGGCGCGCCGACACCGTCGAGGTGCTGGAGGCCTCGCCGCACCGCGTGGCGCACCCCTGGGCCCCCGCCGACGCGCTCCTGGCCGCCAGGGCGGGCAAGCCTCCGGTGGGCGGTGCGGAGTTCGGCCATATCGCCCTCGCCGAACAGCGTGCGCTGAAGGCCGCGATCTTCGAGGAACAGCTGCACCGCCTGGCGGGGGTGGAGCGCAGCGTCAGCGTGGAACCTGCGGACGCCAACGACGACGGCGGGCTGGGCTGGCGTACAAGGGCGGCTTTTGCCGTGGACCCGTCCGGGCGGCTGGCCATGAATGCCCACCGCTCGGACCAGCTGATCCCGGTGACCGACATGCCGCTGGCCGTGCCCGCCATCAATGAGCTGCGGCTTTGGGAACAGGACCTGAGCCAGCTGGTGCGGGTGGAGGTGGCGGCGCCTGCCAACGGTTCTGCGCCGCTGGTGCTGCTTGTGCCGGCCGAGGGAGCGAGCCCCCGCCGGCTGGCCGCCATCGCGGGCCGGATTCCGGCGCCGGCGTCGGTCGCCGTATGGCAACCCGAGGAACAGCGGCTGACGCGGCTGCGCGGCCGGACCTGGGTGGCCGAAAGCTGCCGTGGCCACGAATACCGCGTGACCGGGGAGGGGTTCTGGCAGATCCACCGCTTGGCTCCGCAGGTGCTGACCGGCGCCGTGCTGGCGGGGGTGGACCCCCAGCCGGGGCAGCGGGTCGCGGACCTCTACGCCGGTGCCGGACTGTTCACCGCGCCACTGGGCGCCGCCGTCGGGCCTTCCGGGGCGGTACTCTCCGTGGAAGGTTCCCCGGGCACCAGCCGCGACGCCCGCAAGAACCTGCACGGGATGGAACAGGTGCAGATCGTGCAGGGCAAGGTCGAGAACGTCCTGAGCCGCCACCACGACCGGCTGGATGCCGTGGTGCTCGATCCGCCTCGCGCCGGCGCCGGCCGGAAGGTGGTGGAGCAGCTGCACGGCAAACGCCCCTCGGTGGTCGGCTACGTGGCGTGCGACCCTGCGTCCTTCGCGCGTGACCTTGGCTACTTCCTCAAGCTTGGATGGGAGCTGCAGGATCTGCGGGTGTTCGACCTCTATCCGAACACGCACCACATGGAGTCCTTCGCCCGGCTGGTGCGCGCCTGACGCGCAAGGGACGGTGGAAGCGGCTAGGCCTCGATCCGCGCCAGCAGCTCGCGCAGCCGGTCCACCAGCGGCTGGCGGTCGGCGTCCCGGATGGAGCCGAGGAGCTCGTGCTCGATGCGCAGGAGCTCGACGAACGCGGCATCCACGATCCGCCGCCCTTCCGGGTGGAGCTTCACCCGGACGATCCGCGCGTCGGCGACGTCCGCCGAGCGGCCCACCAGGCCCCGGGCCACCAGCCGGTCGATGCGGTTGGTCATGGTGCCTGAGGTCACCAGGTTCTCCTTGGCCAGCTGCCCGGCGGTCATCGTGCCGTCCGGGGAGCGTCGGATGGCCGAGAGCACATCGAAGTCACCCAGCTGCAGGCCGTGGGCGGCCAAGGCGTTGCGCCGCAGAGCGTCGAAGCGCTGGGCCAGCCGGCCGATGCGGCTGAAGACGCCCATCGGCTCGACGTCCTCCGACGGCAAAACACGCTGCCATCCATCGATGATTTCGTCCACCGCATCCATGTGCCGCTCCAGGTCCCGTTGATCGTTCGCGCCGGCTCTGTCCACCCCAAACTATCTTGACATCAAGATATGGGGAAAGTAGGGTCGTTGTAAATCTTGATGTCAAGAGATCCCCGGCCCCGGGGGTCTGCCCTCAGGGGTGCGGGGATAGGCTGGCCACGGCTCGGCCGCAATCCAACCGCACCCCTGCCGATAAGGCCGCCCTAACTGGCGGCTCGCCCGGACGGGCAACAAAGATGTGAATGGCGAGAGGAGTCCCCTGTGAGCAATGTGGACAGCTTCGGTTCCAAAGGCGCATTGAACGTCGGCGGTACCGAATACGAAATTTTCCGGCTGAATTCGATCGAAGGCGCCGACAGCCTTCCGTTCAGCCTCAAGGTTCTCTTGGAGAACCTGCTTCGCACCGAAGACGGTGCCAACATCACGGCGGACCACGTCCGCGCCCTGGCCGGCTGGGACCCCAACGCCCAGCCGAACACCGAAATCCAGTTCACGCCCGCCCGCGTGATCATGCAGGACTTCACCGGCGTTCCCTGCGTGGTCGACCTGGCCACCATGCGTGAGGCCGTCAAGGAGCTCGGCGGCGACCCGAAGCGCGTCAACCCGCTGGCCCCGGCCGAGATGGTCATCGACCACTCCGTCCAGATCGACGTCTTCGGCAACGCCCAGGCGGTCGAGCGCAACATGGAGATCGAATACCAGCGCAACGGCGAGCGGTACCAGTTCCTGCGCTGGGGCCAGACCGCCTTCGACGACTTCAAGGTTGTCCCGCCGGGCACCGGCATCGTGCACCAGGTCAACATCGAATACCTGGCCCGGACGGTCATGACCCGCGAGGTAGTCGAAGACGGGCAGACCAAGCTGCGTGCCTACCCGGACACCTGCGTCGGCACCGACTCCCACACCACCATGGTCAACGGTCTGGGCGTGCTGGGCTGGGGCGTCGGCGGCATCGAGGCCGAGGCCGCGATGCTGGGCCAGCCCGTCTCCATGCTGATCCCGCGCGTGGTCGGCTTCAAGCTCACCGGCGAGATCCCTGCCGGTGCCACCGCCACCGACGTGGTGCTGACCATTACCGAAATGCTGCGTAAGCATGGCGTCGTCGGCAAATTCGTGGAGTTCTACGGCGAGGGCGTTGCTGCGGTGCCGCTGGCCAACCGCGCCACCATCGGCAACATGAGCCCCGAGTTCGGCTCCACCGCCGCGATGTTCCCGATCGACGACGTGACCCTGGACTACCTGCGCCTGACCGGCCGCTCCGAGGAGAACATTGCCCTCGTCGAGGCCTACACCAAGGAACAGGGCCTCTGGCACGACCCGAGCCGCGAGTTGCGCTTCTCCGAGTACCTCGAACTGGACCTCTCCACCGTGGTTCCCTCGATTGCCGGCCCGAAGCGTCCGCAGGACCGGATCGAGCTCAGCGAGTCCAAGGACCAGTTCCGCAAGGACCTGGGCAGCTACGTCAAGGCAGCCAACGAGGACGCCCTCGACGAGGCGCTGGAAGAGTCTTTCCCGGCTTCGGACGCGCCGGCGATGACCTCGACCGTGCGCCACTCGGCAGCCTCGAACTCCAACGGCCGCCCGAGCAAGGCCGTCGACGTCAAGATGGAGGACGGCCGCGAGTTCGTGCTGGACCACGGCGCCGTCACCATCGCGTCCATCACCTCCTGCACCAACACCTCCAACCCGTCGGTCATGCTGGCCGCCGCGGTGCTGGCGCGTAACGCCGTCGAGAAGGGCCTGACCTCCAAGCCGTGGGTCAAGACCTCTGTTGCCCCCGGCTCCAAGGTCGTCACCGAGTACTACGAGAAGTCCGGCCTGGGTCCCTACCTGGAGAAGCTCGGCTTCTTCACCGTGGGCTACGGCTGCGCGACCTGCATCGGCAACTCGGGTCCGCTGGAAGGCGAGATCTCCGAGGCCATCCAGGCCAACGATCTCTCCGTGACCGCGGTGCTCTCGGGCAACCGTAACTTCGAGGGCCGGATCAACCCGGACGTCAAGATGAACTACCTGGCCTCGCCGCCGCTGGTCATCGCGTACGCCCTGGCCGGTTCCATGGACTTCGACTTCGAGAAGGACGCGCTCGGCACGGACTCCGAGGGCAACGAGGTCTTCCTGAAGGACATCTGGCCGAGCCCGACCGAGGTCCAGAGCATCATCGATTCCTCCATCGACGAAGAGATGTTCGCCAAGGGCTATGACGGCGTGTTCGACGGCGACGACCGCTGGCGCGCCCTCGAGACCCCGCTGGGCGACACCTTTGCCTGGGCCGAGGACTCGACCTACGTGCGCAAGCCTCCGTACTTCGAGGGCATGAAGGCGCAGCCGGAGCCCGTCCAGGACATCAGCGGGGCCCGGGTGCTGGCCAAGCTGGGCGATTCCGTGACCACGGACCACATCAGCCCGGCCGGCTCCTTCAAGTCCGACAGCCCGGCAGGCCGCTACCTGCTGGAACACGGCGTGGAGCGCAAGGACTTCAACTCCTACGGTTCCCGCCGCGGCAACCACGAAGTGATGATCCGCGGCACCTTCGCGAACATCCGGCTGAAGAACCTGCTGCTGGACGGCGTGGAGGGCGGCTTCACCCGCGACTTCACCGAGACCGGCGGGCCCCAGGCCTACATCTACGACGCGGCGATGAACTACCAGGCCGCCGGAACTCCGCTGGTCGTCCTGGCCGGCAAGGAGTACGGTTCCGGCTCGTCCCGCGACTGGGCTGCCAAGGGCACGGCGCTGTTGGGCGTCAAGGCCGTCATCGCGGAGAGCTTCGAGCGCATCCACCGCTCCAACCTCATCGGCATGGGCGTGCTGCCGCTGCAGTTCCCGGCCGGGGAGAGCGCCGCCTCGCTGCGCCTGACCGGCACCGAGACCTTCGCGATCGAGGGAGTGACCGAACTGAACAACGGCACCACCCCGAAGACCTTGAAGGTCACCGCCACCGACGAAGACGGAAAGGTCACCACGTTCGACGCGGTCGTGAGAATCGACACGCCGGGCGAAGCCGACTACTACCGCAACGGCGGCATCCTGCAGTACGTTCTGCGTCAGCTGACCGCGGCCTAAGCGCGTTCGGCCCCAGCGCAGCGGGCCCCCGGCAATCCGTCCTTCGGGCGGGCCGGGGGCCCGCTGCGCGTTATGGTTAAGTGTTGGCCACCGCGAAGTCTTCAGCGCGCGGAGGCAGTCTAGACACCGGCAAGGGAGGCACTATGGGCCTACTGGAGACAATCCGTAATCCTCAGGACCTCAGCAAGCTCAGCACGGCGCAGCTGATGAGCCTGGCGGCGGAGATCCGGCAGTTCCTGATCACGAATGTCGCCCAGACCGGCGGGCACCTCGGCCCGAACCTCGGCGTGGTGGAGCTGACGCTGGGGATCCACCGTGTCTTCGATTCCCCGCGCGACAGCATTGTCTTCGACACGGGGCACCAGTCGTACGTGCACAAGCTCCTCACGGGGCGGCAGGACTTCTCCACGCTCCGCCAGCAGGGCGGCTTGTCGGGCTACCCGGACCGCGCGGAATCCATCCACGACATCGTCGAATCATCGCACGCGTCGTCCTCCCTGTCCTGGGCGGACGGCATCTCCCGCGCCCGCCAGCTGAACGGCGAGGGGGAACGCTACGTCGTCGTCATGATCGGCGATGGCGCCCTGACCGGCGGCATGGCCTGGGAGGCCATCAACAACATCGCCGCGGACAAGAGCCGCCGCGTGGTCATCGTGGTCAACGACAACGGCCGGTCCTACGCCCCGACGATCGGCGGCCTCGCTGACCAGCTGGCCGCGCTCCGCGCCACGATCGACAGGGTCCGCACGCATAAGGCCTACGAGGGCACGCTCGACTGGTGGAAGCGGCGCCTTCAGCACGGCGGCCTGCTCAGCCAGCTGGCCTACAAGAGCCTGCACGCGGCCAAGAAGGGCATCAAGGACTGGTGGGCCCCGCAGGGCCTGTTCGAGGACCTGGGCATGAAGTACATCGGCCCCATCGACGGCCATGACATGGCGTCGGTGGAAGATGCCCTGACCCAGGCCCGCAAGTACGGCGGCCCGGTGATCGTGCACGCGCTGACGGAGAAGGGGCGCGGCTACGCGCCCGCCCGTGCCCACGAGGCCGACCAGTTCCACGCCGTCGGGGTCATCGACCCGGAAACCGGCGAGCCGCTGGACGCCGGCGGCGTGCAGTCCTGGACGTCCGTGTTCTCGGACGAGATCGCGGCGATCGCGGACGAGCGCCCGGACATCGTCGGCATCACCGGCGCCATGCTCATCCCGGTCGGCCTGCACAAGCTGGCGGCCAAGCACCCGGACCGGGTATTCGACGTCGGCATCGCCGAACAGCACGCGCTGACCAGCGCCGCGGGAATGGCCTACGGCGGCCTGCATCCCGTGGTCGCGGTCTACGCCTCCTTCCTGAACCGCGCCTTCGACCAGCTGCTGATGGATGTTGCGTTGCACAAGGCCGGCGTGACCGTGGTGCTGGACCGTGCCGGCGTCACCGGGCCGGACGGGCCCAGCCACCACGGCATGTGGGACCTGTCGATGCTGCAGATCGTCCCGGGACTGCACCTTGCGGCTCCCCGCGACGCCACCCGGCTGCGCGAGGAACTGCGCGAGGCGGTGGCGATCAATGACGCGCCCACCGTGGTGCGCTTCTCCAAGGGCTCCGTGGGCGAGGAGGTCCGTGCCATCGAGCGGCTGTCCGACGGCGTGGACGTGCTTGCGCGGCGCCCCTCCGGATCCACCGAGAACGACGTCCTCATCGTCAGCGTCGGCGCCATGGGAGAGCTGGCGCTGGAAGTCTCCAACCGGCTCGGAGCCCAGGGCATCAGCTCCACCGTGGTGGATCCGCGCTGGGTGCTGCCGGTCCCGCCGTCGATCATCTCGCTGGCCGCCCGGCACCGGATCGTCATCGTCATCGAGGACGGCGTCCGGGCCGGCGGCGTCGGCTCGCGGATCCGCCAGGAGATGCGCGCGGCCGGCGTGGACACAGCGCTGAACGAGGTCGGACTTCCGGTCGAGTTCCTCGCCCACGGTACCCGCCCGCAGGTGATGGAGCGGGTGGGGCTCACCGCGCAGCAGGTGACGCACGACGTCGTTGCCCAGGTTTTGGGCACGAAGGTTCCGTTCGCGCGGCCGCTGCCGGGGCAGGAACTGCCCACCGGACAGATCCCGAAGATCCAGTGAGGGAACCGGACTCCATCGACCGCGGCCAGCTGGTGGTGCTGCGCAACCGCAAGTGGGACGGGACGCCCCATTGGGTGGTCCCGGGCGAATACCTGGGCCGGGACGGCTTCGGACACTGGATCTGGCAGCCGGAGGGCTCCTTCGTGTCCAAGCCCGGCTACGGATTCTACGCGGCCTCGGATGCGCTGGTGATGGTGCCGCACAGCGGCAACCATGTGGTGACGTTCTTCGACGAGCTGCACCCGAAAGACGTGGAAATCTATGTTGATATCGCCACGGACATCAGGTGGGGCGAGCTGCACGCCGGCCGCGGCTTCGAGGTGACCCTCGTCGATATGGACCTGGATGTGATCAGGACCTTCAACGGGCCCGGCACCTGGATCGATGACGAAGACGAGTTCGCCGCGCACCAGGCGGCCATGTCCTATCCGGAACCGGTGATCGAGGCGATGCGCGCGGAGGCGGACCGCATCTACACCGCTGTGCGGGACCATGCGGCCCCCTTCGACGGCACGGCAGCAGACTGGTTCAGGAAGGCACGCGCATGAATTTCCTCCGACTCTACAAGCGTCTCGACGACGGCACCCTGGTATTCCGGGAGGCGTGGTTCGACGAGGACTATGCCCAGTTCGTGGTCAACCACGGCACCGTCGGACACCAGAGCAGCACCAAGGAGACCCGCGACGTCACGGCCGAGGCCGCGGGCGCGCTGCTGGACGCCTTCGCGCAGCAGTGTGCCGAGGACGGCTATGCCGAGATCCCGCCGGAGGAACAGTCCACGGTGGTGGCCCAGTACGCGCTGAAGACCGCGGACGGCAGCGAGCGGGACCGCTACCTGGAGGACAAGGCCCGGCGCGCCATCACCGAGTTCTTTGCCTGGCGCGGCCTTGGCACCGTGGAGCGCACCGAGTTCGCCCCGCACAAGCTGAACATCTACTGCCTGGCCCCGGACGCTTCCAAGGCCGTGGCCGGCCTGAAGGTCTGCCTGCGCGAGGCCAAGCTGGACTTCACCAAGCTGACCATCGCCACCGCCCCGCCTGAGGACCGGGCCGCGCTGAAGCAGAAGCATCCGCTCCCGGCCAAGGCGCCGTTCAGCCTGGGCTGACCGGAAGCGCTCTTTGGGGGCTACGCCTCGCCGTCCGCGCCGTTTCCGGGCAGGCACAGGCCTGCGGCGCGCGCCGCGGCGCGATAGGCGTCCGCCAGGCTGGCCACGCTCTCATGCGCGTTCAGGCCGCTGGGGTTCGGTACGGCCCACAGCTCGGCCCCGGCGATCGTCTCGGGCTGCCGTCCGAGCCGCGCCTTCGGCCTGCCGAACCCGACGCGGTAGGCGGTGATTCCGGCCACCGCCACGACGCGCGGGCCCAGCGACCCGACCTTCGCGGCGAGGCGGTCCGCTCCGTCCCTGAGCTCCGCAGCCGCCAGTTCGTCCGCCCTCGCCGTGGCCCGGGCGACGATGTTGGTGATGCCCACACCGCGGGCCACCAGCTGGCCGCGGTCTGCATCCGCCATGCCGCTTCCTGCATCGATCAGGTGGTCCGTGATGCCCGCGGCCGCCAGAGCGGGGTAGAAGCGGTTGCCCGGCCGCGCGAAGTGGGTTCCCGTCGCCGCCGACCACAGGCCGGGATTGATGCCCACGAAGAGCAGGCGCAGCCCCGGCCCCAGCAGGTCCGGCACCGTGGCGTCGCGGTAGCTGAGCAGTTCGTCACGGGTAAAGCGCACCGTCCCACTCTGTCACGCACGAGCCGTCCAGGGCGAAGTGCCGGGCATGGCAAGGGCCCGGCGCCCCGCCTCTCAGGCGGGAGCACCGGGCCCTTGCCCGCCGTCACGTGCGACGGCGGGGAATACCCTTAGTCCGTTCCGGCGTCGAACGCTGCGCGGTCCAGGGCCTCGTCTGCCGCCCGGTCCGCCTCGTCCACCTGCTTGGTGTCGGCGATCTCGTTGGCTCCGCCGGCCTCCAGTGCGCCGACCAGTTCCGCGGTCGGTCCGCCGACGAGTCCCTGCGCGGCGTACTGCTCCAGGCGCGACCGCGAATCCGCGATGTCCAGGTTGCGCATGGTCAGCTGGCCGATCCGGTCCAGCGGCCCGAACGCGGCGTCGCCGACGCGCTCCATGGAGAGCTTGTCCGGGTGGTAGCTCAGGTGCGGTCCGGAGGTGTCCAGGATCGTGTAGTCCTCGCCGCGCCGCAGGCGCAGGGTGACCTCGCCGGTCACTGCCGAGCCGACCCACTTCTGCAGCGACTCGCGCAGCATCAGCGACTGCGGGTCCAGCCAGCGGCCCTCGTACATCAGGCGGCCGAGGCGGCGGCCCTCGGCGTAGTAGTTGGCCACGGTGTCTTCGTTGTGAATGGCGTTGAGCAGCCGCTCGTAGGCGATGTGCAGCAGGGCCATGCCCGGAGCTTCGTAAATGCCGCGGCTCTTGGCCTCGATGATGCGGTTCTCGATCTGGTCGCTCATGCCCAGGCCGTGGCGGCCGCCGATGGCATTGGCCTCGTTGACCAGGGCGACGGCGTCGGCGAACTCGGTGCCGTTGATGGCCACGGGGCGGCCCGCCTCGAAGCGGATCGTGACGTCCTCGGTGGCGATCTCGACGTCGTCGCGCCAGAAGGCCACGCCCATGATGGGCTCGACGGCCTCGAGGCTGGTGTCCAGGTGCTCCAGCGTCTTGGCCTCGTGCGTGGCGCCCCAGATGTTCGCGTCGGTGCTGTAGGCCTTCTCCGCGGAGTCGCGGTAGGGGAAGTCATGCGCGGTGAGCCACTCGGACATTTCC is a genomic window of Arthrobacter sp. Marseille-P9274 containing:
- a CDS encoding APC family permease; translation: MLTYLDALKRILVGRPFRTERAKVQPLPQWLALPVFSANALSSVAYSPDEILLTLALAGVAAVALSPLVGLAVMVVLLVIIASYRQSVHAYPSGGDYQIASENLGKTAGITVGSALMFDYVLTVAVSMSSAAHYLIAAFPALHGGQPMAAALGVVVLAFLHLRGLRRGGRAVAIPTYAFVGLILLMCLVGFIQDLSGQLELAPSAALDIVPDAEFQAGLTGLAGAFLVLRAFSTGAAALTGVETPASNVRAFRPPRARNAATALLVLGVAATVMTMAVLYLARATRVHVVQVPAEQLRLNGGPLPADYVQMPVISQLAAAVFDRGNVLFYLVVAVTGLILVLASHSAFTAFPALASILATDGFLPRQLRTRGDRLSFSNGVLALAGAALLLILLFRADVTQLIQLYVVGVFVSFTFSQLGMIKHFSRLIRSTPNRRLRRKMMRSRLINLIGFILTATVLVVVLVSKFVFGAWIAVAGIFLLGLAMYSINRHYQQVARELAVDETGQATALPSRVHAVILVSHVRKPVLRALAFARASRPSKLDAVIVDIDEEETAQTLADWDRLKIPVPITVLASPYRDTTTPIINYIQSIRRNSPRDLVVVYIPEYVVGRWWEQLVHNQTALRIKTRLHFEPGVMVASVPWQLASSDAVRKFQELS
- a CDS encoding class I SAM-dependent RNA methyltransferase, with product MPQATERYSDLELELTVSAPAHGGHFVARHEGRVVFVRHALPGERVRVRVTDGGPDAGFWRADTVEVLEASPHRVAHPWAPADALLAARAGKPPVGGAEFGHIALAEQRALKAAIFEEQLHRLAGVERSVSVEPADANDDGGLGWRTRAAFAVDPSGRLAMNAHRSDQLIPVTDMPLAVPAINELRLWEQDLSQLVRVEVAAPANGSAPLVLLVPAEGASPRRLAAIAGRIPAPASVAVWQPEEQRLTRLRGRTWVAESCRGHEYRVTGEGFWQIHRLAPQVLTGAVLAGVDPQPGQRVADLYAGAGLFTAPLGAAVGPSGAVLSVEGSPGTSRDARKNLHGMEQVQIVQGKVENVLSRHHDRLDAVVLDPPRAGAGRKVVEQLHGKRPSVVGYVACDPASFARDLGYFLKLGWELQDLRVFDLYPNTHHMESFARLVRA
- a CDS encoding MarR family winged helix-turn-helix transcriptional regulator — protein: MDRAGANDQRDLERHMDAVDEIIDGWQRVLPSEDVEPMGVFSRIGRLAQRFDALRRNALAAHGLQLGDFDVLSAIRRSPDGTMTAGQLAKENLVTSGTMTNRIDRLVARGLVGRSADVADARIVRVKLHPEGRRIVDAAFVELLRIEHELLGSIRDADRQPLVDRLRELLARIEA
- the acnA gene encoding aconitate hydratase AcnA, whose amino-acid sequence is MSNVDSFGSKGALNVGGTEYEIFRLNSIEGADSLPFSLKVLLENLLRTEDGANITADHVRALAGWDPNAQPNTEIQFTPARVIMQDFTGVPCVVDLATMREAVKELGGDPKRVNPLAPAEMVIDHSVQIDVFGNAQAVERNMEIEYQRNGERYQFLRWGQTAFDDFKVVPPGTGIVHQVNIEYLARTVMTREVVEDGQTKLRAYPDTCVGTDSHTTMVNGLGVLGWGVGGIEAEAAMLGQPVSMLIPRVVGFKLTGEIPAGATATDVVLTITEMLRKHGVVGKFVEFYGEGVAAVPLANRATIGNMSPEFGSTAAMFPIDDVTLDYLRLTGRSEENIALVEAYTKEQGLWHDPSRELRFSEYLELDLSTVVPSIAGPKRPQDRIELSESKDQFRKDLGSYVKAANEDALDEALEESFPASDAPAMTSTVRHSAASNSNGRPSKAVDVKMEDGREFVLDHGAVTIASITSCTNTSNPSVMLAAAVLARNAVEKGLTSKPWVKTSVAPGSKVVTEYYEKSGLGPYLEKLGFFTVGYGCATCIGNSGPLEGEISEAIQANDLSVTAVLSGNRNFEGRINPDVKMNYLASPPLVIAYALAGSMDFDFEKDALGTDSEGNEVFLKDIWPSPTEVQSIIDSSIDEEMFAKGYDGVFDGDDRWRALETPLGDTFAWAEDSTYVRKPPYFEGMKAQPEPVQDISGARVLAKLGDSVTTDHISPAGSFKSDSPAGRYLLEHGVERKDFNSYGSRRGNHEVMIRGTFANIRLKNLLLDGVEGGFTRDFTETGGPQAYIYDAAMNYQAAGTPLVVLAGKEYGSGSSRDWAAKGTALLGVKAVIAESFERIHRSNLIGMGVLPLQFPAGESAASLRLTGTETFAIEGVTELNNGTTPKTLKVTATDEDGKVTTFDAVVRIDTPGEADYYRNGGILQYVLRQLTAA
- the dxs gene encoding 1-deoxy-D-xylulose-5-phosphate synthase, translated to MGLLETIRNPQDLSKLSTAQLMSLAAEIRQFLITNVAQTGGHLGPNLGVVELTLGIHRVFDSPRDSIVFDTGHQSYVHKLLTGRQDFSTLRQQGGLSGYPDRAESIHDIVESSHASSSLSWADGISRARQLNGEGERYVVVMIGDGALTGGMAWEAINNIAADKSRRVVIVVNDNGRSYAPTIGGLADQLAALRATIDRVRTHKAYEGTLDWWKRRLQHGGLLSQLAYKSLHAAKKGIKDWWAPQGLFEDLGMKYIGPIDGHDMASVEDALTQARKYGGPVIVHALTEKGRGYAPARAHEADQFHAVGVIDPETGEPLDAGGVQSWTSVFSDEIAAIADERPDIVGITGAMLIPVGLHKLAAKHPDRVFDVGIAEQHALTSAAGMAYGGLHPVVAVYASFLNRAFDQLLMDVALHKAGVTVVLDRAGVTGPDGPSHHGMWDLSMLQIVPGLHLAAPRDATRLREELREAVAINDAPTVVRFSKGSVGEEVRAIERLSDGVDVLARRPSGSTENDVLIVSVGAMGELALEVSNRLGAQGISSTVVDPRWVLPVPPSIISLAARHRIVIVIEDGVRAGGVGSRIRQEMRAAGVDTALNEVGLPVEFLAHGTRPQVMERVGLTAQQVTHDVVAQVLGTKVPFARPLPGQELPTGQIPKIQ
- a CDS encoding DUF402 domain-containing protein, translated to MREPDSIDRGQLVVLRNRKWDGTPHWVVPGEYLGRDGFGHWIWQPEGSFVSKPGYGFYAASDALVMVPHSGNHVVTFFDELHPKDVEIYVDIATDIRWGELHAGRGFEVTLVDMDLDVIRTFNGPGTWIDDEDEFAAHQAAMSYPEPVIEAMRAEADRIYTAVRDHAAPFDGTAADWFRKARA
- a CDS encoding mismatch-specific DNA-glycosylase translates to MRFTRDELLSYRDATVPDLLGPGLRLLFVGINPGLWSAATGTHFARPGNRFYPALAAAGITDHLIDAGSGMADADRGQLVARGVGITNIVARATARADELAAAELRDGADRLAAKVGSLGPRVVAVAGITAYRVGFGRPKARLGRQPETIAGAELWAVPNPSGLNAHESVASLADAYRAAARAAGLCLPGNGADGEA
- the argG gene encoding argininosuccinate synthase; protein product: MAKVLTSLPVGERVGIAFSGGLDTSVAVAWMRDGGAVPYTYTADLGQYDEPDIDAVPGRAAEYGAELSRLVDCKPALVEEGLAALACGAFHIRSAGRAYFNTTPLGRAVTGTLLVRAMREDGVDIWGDGSTYKGNDIERFYRYGLLAHPRLRIYKPWLDPKFVSELGGRKEMSEWLTAHDFPYRDSAEKAYSTDANIWGATHEAKTLEHLDTSLEAVEPIMGVAFWRDDVEIATEDVTIRFEAGRPVAINGTEFADAVALVNEANAIGGRHGLGMSDQIENRIIEAKSRGIYEAPGMALLHIAYERLLNAIHNEDTVANYYAEGRRLGRLMYEGRWLDPQSLMLRESLQKWVGSAVTGEVTLRLRRGEDYTILDTSGPHLSYHPDKLSMERVGDAAFGPLDRIGQLTMRNLDIADSRSRLEQYAAQGLVGGPTAELVGALEAGGANEIADTKQVDEADRAADEALDRAAFDAGTD